Proteins from a genomic interval of Streptomyces sp. SID8374:
- a CDS encoding MFS transporter, with translation MSQVPSSAPAAGYRAVFAVTEFRAVFAAHLLSLLGVVVSELALTVLVYDLTGSPLLSALTFALGLLPYVIGGTLFAGVADRYPARRVLVVCDLVCAACVAVMLVPATPVAGLLALRCLVAAIAPVFTGTRMAALTDILGDGDLYVLGRSLLRIVSQSAMLIGFGAGGVLLTVVSPRGAIAVTVVTFLCSAALLRFGTRNRPARARSGSTTLLRESLSGARLVLGDRRIRALLLLFWLPAMFVVAPEALAAPYVAETGAGPAALGLLLCAMAVGHVGAELFVGSALRPRTRSRIVLPLAAVGLLPLVVYAVRPGLPLALAALALAGMGAAYVIGLDQWFVDAVPPELRGRAMTLLTAGLMTIQGAGMALAGLAAEFFPVHQVVAGAGIIGTAVSLLVVAEVRRTAPGQMSDTERRDGADRHMTSR, from the coding sequence ATGTCCCAGGTGCCCTCCTCCGCCCCGGCCGCCGGCTACCGCGCCGTCTTCGCCGTCACCGAGTTCCGGGCCGTCTTCGCCGCCCATCTGCTCTCGCTCCTCGGTGTCGTCGTCAGCGAACTCGCCCTCACCGTCCTCGTCTACGACCTCACCGGCTCCCCGCTGCTCAGCGCCCTGACGTTCGCGCTGGGGCTGCTCCCGTACGTCATCGGCGGGACGCTGTTCGCCGGGGTCGCCGACCGCTACCCGGCCCGCCGCGTCCTCGTCGTCTGCGACCTCGTCTGCGCGGCCTGCGTCGCCGTGATGCTGGTGCCCGCGACCCCGGTCGCCGGACTCCTCGCCCTGCGCTGCCTGGTCGCCGCGATCGCGCCGGTCTTCACCGGGACCCGGATGGCCGCGCTCACCGACATCCTGGGCGACGGCGACCTCTATGTCCTCGGCCGGTCCCTCCTGCGGATCGTCTCGCAGAGCGCGATGCTCATCGGGTTCGGTGCGGGCGGCGTGCTGCTCACCGTGGTGTCCCCGCGCGGGGCGATCGCCGTCACCGTCGTCACCTTCCTCTGCTCGGCGGCCCTCCTCCGCTTCGGCACCCGCAACCGCCCCGCCCGCGCCCGGAGCGGCTCCACCACCCTGCTCCGGGAGTCGCTTTCCGGGGCCCGCCTGGTGCTGGGCGACCGGCGCATCCGCGCGCTGCTCCTCCTGTTCTGGCTGCCCGCGATGTTCGTGGTCGCCCCGGAGGCGCTCGCCGCCCCGTACGTGGCCGAGACCGGCGCAGGTCCGGCCGCGCTCGGGCTGCTGCTCTGCGCGATGGCCGTCGGGCACGTGGGGGCCGAACTCTTCGTGGGGTCCGCGCTCCGGCCCCGTACCCGCTCCCGGATCGTGCTGCCGCTCGCCGCCGTGGGGCTGCTGCCGCTGGTCGTGTACGCGGTCCGGCCCGGGCTGCCGCTCGCCCTGGCCGCCCTCGCGCTGGCCGGGATGGGGGCGGCGTACGTCATCGGCCTCGACCAGTGGTTCGTGGACGCCGTACCGCCGGAGCTGCGCGGCCGGGCCATGACGCTGCTCACCGCCGGGCTGATGACGATCCAGGGCGCGGGGATGGCGCTGGCGGGGCTCGCGGCCGAGTTCTTCCCGGTGCACCAGGTGGTCGCCGGAGCCGGAATCATCGGTACCGCCGTCTCGCTCCTCGTCGTCGCCGAGGTCCGCCGTACGGCCCCCGGACAGATGTCCGATACCGAAAGGCGAGACGGGGCTGACCGGCATATGACCAGTCGGTAA
- a CDS encoding MarR family transcriptional regulator: MPKPLSLPFDPIARAEELWHQRWGPVPSMGAITSIMRAQQILLAEVDAVVKPYGLTFARYEALVLLTFSKAGELPMSKIGERLMVHPTSVTNTVDRLVKSGLVSKRPNPNDGRGTLASITDKGREVVESATEELMAMDFGLGVYDAEECAEIFAMLRPLRVAAQDFDEG, from the coding sequence GTGCCGAAGCCGCTCAGCCTTCCTTTCGATCCCATCGCCCGTGCCGAGGAACTCTGGCATCAGCGCTGGGGGCCCGTGCCCTCCATGGGGGCGATCACCTCGATCATGCGGGCCCAGCAGATCCTGCTCGCGGAGGTGGACGCGGTCGTCAAGCCTTATGGTCTGACCTTTGCCCGGTACGAGGCCTTGGTGCTGCTCACCTTCTCCAAGGCGGGCGAGCTGCCGATGTCCAAGATCGGCGAGCGGCTGATGGTGCACCCCACCTCGGTCACCAACACGGTGGACCGGCTGGTCAAGTCCGGCCTGGTCAGCAAGCGCCCCAACCCCAACGACGGGCGCGGCACGCTCGCCTCCATCACGGACAAGGGGCGCGAGGTCGTCGAGTCGGCCACCGAGGAGCTGATGGCGATGGACTTCGGGCTCGGGGTGTACGACGCCGAGGAGTGCGCTGAGATCTTCGCGATGCTCCGGCCGCTGCGGGTGGCGGCGCAGGACTTCGACGAGGGGTGA
- a CDS encoding DUF3817 domain-containing protein, translating into MKQNVLTRYRVMAYVTAVWLLVFTVAIIAKYAFDTGDTMVISQIHGVLFIVYVIFAFDLGSKAKWPFGKLLWVLAAGCIPFASFFVEPKVSREAQALVTKPAAEPAQA; encoded by the coding sequence ATGAAACAGAACGTGCTCACCCGCTACCGGGTGATGGCTTACGTCACCGCCGTCTGGCTGCTCGTCTTCACGGTGGCGATCATCGCGAAGTACGCCTTCGACACCGGCGACACCATGGTGATCTCCCAGATCCACGGTGTGCTGTTCATCGTCTACGTCATCTTCGCCTTCGACCTCGGCTCCAAGGCGAAGTGGCCGTTCGGCAAACTCCTGTGGGTGCTGGCGGCCGGCTGCATCCCCTTCGCCTCCTTCTTCGTGGAGCCGAAGGTCAGCCGCGAGGCCCAGGCGCTGGTCACCAAGCCCGCCGCGGAGCCCGCGCAAGCCTGA
- a CDS encoding methylmalonyl-CoA mutase family protein, whose translation MDADAIEEGRLRWQARYDKARKRDADFTTLSGDPVEPAYGPRPGDTYEGFERIGWPGEYPFTRGLHPTGYRGRTWTIRQFAGFGNAEQTNERYKMILAAGGGGLSVAFDMPTLMGRDSDESRSLGEVGHCGVAIDSAADMETLFKDIPLGDVTTSMTISGPAVPVFCMYLVAAERQGVDPGVLNGTLQTDIFKEYIAQKEWLFQPEPHLRLIGDLMEHCARDIPAYKPLSVSGYHIREAGATAAQELAYTLADGFGYVELGLSRGLDVDTFAPGLSFFFDAHLDFFEEIAKFRAARRIWARWMKETYGAKTDKAQWLRFHTQTAGVSLTAQQPYNNVVRTAVEALSAVLGGTNSLHTNALDETLALPSEQAAEIALRTQQVLMEETGVANVADPLGGSWYVEQLTDRIEAEAEKIFDQIKERGTRAHPDGQHPIGPMTSGILRGIEDGWFTGEIAESAFRYQQALEKGDKRVVGVNVHHGSVTGDLEILRVSHEVERDQVSQLTARKAARDGAKVSAGLDAMLAAARDGSNMIAPMLDAVRAEATLGEICEALREEWGTYTEPPGF comes from the coding sequence ATGGACGCTGACGCGATCGAGGAAGGCCGCCTCCGCTGGCAGGCCCGTTACGACAAGGCCCGCAAGCGTGACGCGGACTTCACCACGCTCTCCGGGGACCCGGTGGAGCCCGCGTACGGGCCCCGCCCCGGCGACACGTACGAGGGGTTCGAGCGGATCGGCTGGCCGGGGGAGTACCCCTTCACCCGAGGCCTGCACCCCACCGGCTACCGGGGCCGCACCTGGACCATCCGCCAGTTCGCCGGCTTCGGCAACGCCGAGCAGACCAACGAGCGCTACAAGATGATCCTCGCGGCGGGCGGCGGCGGACTCAGCGTCGCCTTCGACATGCCGACCCTGATGGGCCGCGACTCCGACGAGTCCCGCTCGCTCGGCGAGGTCGGCCACTGCGGGGTCGCCATCGACTCCGCCGCCGACATGGAGACCCTGTTCAAGGACATCCCCCTCGGCGATGTCACCACCTCGATGACGATCAGCGGCCCGGCCGTCCCGGTCTTCTGCATGTACCTGGTCGCCGCCGAGCGCCAGGGCGTCGACCCGGGCGTGCTCAACGGCACGCTCCAGACCGACATCTTCAAGGAGTACATCGCGCAGAAGGAGTGGCTCTTCCAGCCCGAGCCCCACCTGCGCCTCATCGGCGACCTGATGGAGCACTGCGCCCGGGACATCCCCGCCTACAAGCCGCTCTCCGTCTCCGGCTACCACATCCGCGAGGCCGGGGCGACGGCCGCGCAGGAGCTGGCGTACACCCTCGCGGACGGCTTCGGCTATGTGGAGCTGGGCCTCTCCCGCGGCCTGGACGTCGACACCTTCGCCCCAGGGCTCTCCTTCTTCTTCGACGCGCACCTGGACTTCTTCGAGGAGATCGCCAAGTTCCGCGCCGCCCGCCGCATCTGGGCCCGCTGGATGAAGGAGACGTACGGCGCCAAGACCGACAAGGCGCAGTGGCTCCGCTTCCACACCCAGACCGCCGGGGTCTCCCTCACCGCGCAGCAGCCGTACAACAACGTCGTCCGCACGGCTGTCGAGGCGCTCTCCGCCGTCCTCGGCGGCACCAACTCGCTGCACACCAACGCCCTCGACGAGACCCTGGCGCTCCCCTCCGAGCAGGCCGCCGAGATCGCGCTGCGCACCCAGCAGGTGCTGATGGAGGAGACCGGCGTCGCCAACGTGGCCGACCCGCTGGGCGGCTCCTGGTACGTGGAGCAGCTCACCGACCGGATCGAGGCCGAGGCCGAGAAGATCTTCGACCAGATCAAGGAGCGCGGCACCCGGGCCCACCCCGACGGGCAGCACCCCATCGGCCCGATGACCTCCGGCATCCTGCGCGGCATCGAGGACGGCTGGTTCACCGGCGAGATCGCCGAGTCCGCCTTCCGCTACCAGCAGGCGCTGGAGAAGGGCGACAAGCGGGTCGTCGGCGTCAACGTCCACCACGGCTCGGTCACCGGCGATCTGGAGATCCTCCGGGTCAGCCACGAGGTGGAGCGCGACCAGGTCAGCCAGCTCACCGCCCGCAAGGCCGCCCGGGACGGTGCGAAGGTGAGCGCCGGGCTGGACGCGATGCTGGCCGCCGCCCGCGACGGCTCGAACATGATCGCGCCGATGCTGGACGCGGTTCGGGCCGAGGCCACGCTCGGCGAGATCTGCGAGGCGCTGCGCGAGGAGTGGGGGACGTACACGGAGCCGCCGGGGTTCTGA
- a CDS encoding HAMP domain-containing sensor histidine kinase, with translation MSGVRRLGARWRRRRPLRTRLALAASAAVALVAVGVCAAAFFVIRYELLHQLDLSLTQSATRVIQENRGEGPQTIAGECRFLSAPACAQVVPADPAADPEASYPLPVSAPVREVAAGARAPYFSNVTRFGQSLRMLTTPFGEGRALQVALRADPVEKGVRQAAVLLAAVGGAGVLLAGALGYAVSRTGLAPVARLTSTAERIAATRDPRHRIELPPGPPGRQDEVTRLAASFNTMLGELEQSVSAQRRLVADASHELRTPLTALRTNAELLARADRLTPAQRERASGALGRQIREVTGLVNDLIELARDEEPLPLLEEVRIAELAQQTVAMARTHWPRVPFELEIGPGAAEAARPGVPARLARLLTNLLDNAAKFSPPDAPVEVGLTAYGNGLELTVRDHGPGIAAEDLPYVFDRFYRAEAARALPGSGLGLAMARQIARAHGAELTASAAPGGGALFTVVFGGEGP, from the coding sequence GTGAGCGGGGTCCGGCGGCTGGGCGCCCGGTGGCGGCGCAGGCGACCGCTGCGTACGCGGCTGGCGCTGGCGGCCTCGGCGGCGGTGGCGCTGGTCGCGGTCGGGGTGTGCGCGGCGGCGTTCTTCGTCATCCGCTACGAGCTGCTGCACCAGCTGGACCTGTCCCTGACCCAGTCCGCGACCCGGGTGATCCAGGAGAACCGGGGCGAGGGGCCGCAGACCATCGCCGGTGAGTGCCGCTTCCTCTCCGCGCCCGCCTGCGCCCAGGTCGTCCCGGCCGACCCGGCGGCGGACCCGGAGGCCTCCTATCCGCTGCCCGTCTCCGCCCCCGTACGGGAAGTGGCGGCGGGGGCGAGGGCCCCGTACTTCAGCAACGTCACCCGGTTCGGGCAGTCCCTGCGGATGCTGACCACCCCGTTCGGGGAGGGGCGGGCGCTCCAGGTGGCGCTGCGCGCGGACCCGGTGGAGAAGGGCGTACGGCAGGCGGCGGTGCTGCTGGCGGCGGTCGGCGGGGCGGGGGTGCTGCTGGCGGGGGCGCTCGGGTACGCGGTGTCGCGTACCGGTCTCGCGCCCGTGGCCCGGCTGACCTCGACCGCCGAGCGGATCGCGGCGACCCGGGACCCGCGCCACCGCATCGAACTGCCGCCCGGGCCGCCGGGGCGGCAGGACGAGGTGACCCGGCTCGCCGCCAGCTTCAACACGATGCTCGGGGAGCTGGAGCAGTCGGTGAGCGCCCAGCGGCGGCTGGTCGCGGACGCCTCGCACGAGCTGCGGACCCCGTTGACCGCTCTGCGCACCAACGCGGAGCTGCTGGCCCGCGCGGACCGGCTCACGCCCGCGCAGCGCGAGCGGGCCTCGGGGGCGCTGGGGCGGCAGATCCGGGAGGTGACGGGGCTGGTGAACGACCTGATCGAGCTGGCCCGGGACGAGGAGCCGCTGCCGCTGCTGGAAGAGGTGCGGATCGCGGAGCTGGCACAGCAGACGGTGGCCATGGCCCGGACGCACTGGCCGCGCGTCCCGTTCGAGCTGGAGATCGGGCCGGGAGCGGCGGAGGCGGCCCGCCCGGGCGTTCCGGCCCGGCTGGCCCGGCTGCTGACCAACCTGCTGGACAACGCGGCCAAGTTCAGCCCGCCGGACGCGCCGGTGGAGGTGGGGCTGACCGCGTACGGGAACGGGCTGGAGCTGACCGTCCGGGACCACGGGCCGGGGATCGCGGCCGAGGACCTCCCGTACGTCTTCGACCGCTTCTACCGGGCCGAGGCCGCCCGCGCCCTCCCCGGATCGGGGCTGGGGCTGGCGATGGCCCGGCAGATCGCCCGCGCGCACGGGGCGGAGCTGACGGCGAGCGCGGCGCCGGGCGGCGGGGCGCTGTTCACGGTGGTGTTCGGCGGGGAGGGCCCGTAG
- a CDS encoding response regulator transcription factor: MNRILVAEDEPEVRAAVEDGLSVEGYEVRGVGDGLAALSAVAAWEPDALVLDVMMPVLDGLAVCRRLRAMEDRTPVLVLTALSSVAERVDGLEAGADDYLVKPFALDELVARVRALLRRAAPPAPDGELSFADLTLDPVTRTGRRAGRPVEFSRTEAALLELLLRHPGQVLPREVILERVWGQDFGPDSNSLAVYVGYLRRKLEAGGEPRLVHTVHGLGYRLDVA, encoded by the coding sequence ATGAACAGGATTCTGGTGGCCGAGGACGAGCCGGAAGTGCGGGCCGCCGTCGAGGACGGGCTGAGCGTCGAGGGGTACGAGGTCCGGGGCGTCGGTGACGGTCTGGCCGCGCTGTCGGCGGTGGCCGCCTGGGAGCCGGACGCGCTGGTCCTGGACGTGATGATGCCCGTCCTCGACGGGCTCGCGGTCTGCCGGAGGCTGCGGGCGATGGAGGACCGGACGCCGGTGCTGGTCCTGACCGCGCTGTCGTCGGTGGCCGAGCGGGTGGACGGGCTGGAGGCGGGGGCCGACGACTATCTGGTGAAGCCGTTCGCGCTGGACGAACTGGTGGCACGCGTACGGGCGTTGCTGCGGCGGGCCGCGCCACCCGCCCCGGACGGGGAGCTGTCCTTCGCCGATCTCACCCTGGATCCGGTGACGCGGACCGGGCGGCGGGCGGGGCGGCCCGTGGAGTTCAGCCGCACGGAGGCCGCCCTGCTGGAGCTGCTGCTGCGCCACCCCGGGCAGGTGCTCCCGCGCGAGGTGATCCTGGAGCGGGTCTGGGGGCAGGACTTCGGGCCCGACTCCAACTCGCTCGCGGTGTACGTCGGTTACCTGCGGCGCAAGCTGGAGGCGGGCGGTGAGCCGCGCCTCGTCCACACCGTGCACGGGCTCGGCTACCGGCTGGACGTGGCGTGA
- a CDS encoding UDP-N-acetylglucosamine--N-acetylmuramyl-(pentapeptide) pyrophosphoryl-undecaprenol N-acetylglucosamine transferase codes for MRTPLSVVIGAGGTGGHIYPGLALAEALRRADPDAVISFIGTERGLETTLIPAAGYRLHTVGMIPFDPALGAKRFLLPAALLRSGAQARSVLRTQKAQVVVGMGGYPSAPAIVGAKLAGLPSVIHESNAVPGRANQFAARLTEHLTVAFDGSRAHLSGGERALTVGMPIAASLAALDRPALRAEARRAFGIPDGARVVLFNGGSLGAARLTAAAVGLAARWRDRTDVHLLIKTGPAALTETRRKLAEAGVGAPGEALRESGGTEEAHRRLTDAGAGPAAAGEARRQPGDSGAVGRAAPGTPAGPVARAVPYLDRMDLAYAVADLVVCRAGSATIAELATTGVPAVLVPYPHAPGDHQTHNARVLSDAGAAHLVPDAETTADRLAELIDPLLADPARLAVMGRAADPGHHARAADLLAETVIRLAGQPTTAREFTA; via the coding sequence ATGCGCACACCACTCTCCGTCGTGATCGGTGCGGGCGGCACCGGCGGCCACATCTACCCCGGCCTCGCCCTCGCCGAGGCCCTGCGCCGCGCCGACCCGGACGCGGTCATCTCCTTCATCGGCACCGAACGCGGTCTGGAGACGACCCTGATCCCGGCCGCCGGCTACCGGCTGCACACCGTCGGCATGATCCCCTTCGACCCCGCGCTCGGCGCGAAGCGCTTCCTGCTCCCGGCCGCGCTGCTGCGCTCCGGCGCCCAGGCCCGCTCGGTCCTGCGTACGCAGAAGGCGCAGGTCGTCGTCGGGATGGGCGGCTACCCGAGTGCCCCGGCGATCGTCGGCGCGAAGCTGGCCGGGCTGCCCAGCGTGATCCACGAGTCCAACGCGGTCCCGGGCCGGGCCAACCAGTTCGCCGCCCGCCTCACCGAGCACCTCACCGTCGCCTTCGACGGCAGCCGCGCCCATCTGTCGGGCGGCGAGCGGGCCCTGACGGTCGGCATGCCGATCGCCGCGTCGCTGGCCGCGCTGGACCGGCCCGCGCTGCGTGCGGAGGCCCGGCGCGCGTTCGGGATACCGGATGGCGCGCGGGTGGTCCTCTTCAACGGCGGAAGCCTCGGCGCGGCCCGGCTGACGGCGGCCGCGGTGGGGCTCGCCGCCCGCTGGCGGGACCGGACGGACGTCCACCTGCTCATCAAGACGGGCCCGGCCGCGCTGACGGAGACCCGGCGGAAGCTGGCGGAGGCGGGGGTGGGGGCGCCGGGGGAGGCCCTCCGAGAGTCGGGCGGCACGGAGGAGGCCCACCGGAGGCTCACCGACGCCGGTGCGGGACCGGCCGCCGCGGGGGAGGCCCGCCGGCAGCCGGGCGACTCGGGGGCCGTCGGCCGAGCGGCGCCCGGCACCCCGGCCGGCCCCGTCGCCCGGGCCGTCCCCTACCTCGACCGCATGGACCTCGCCTACGCCGTGGCCGACCTGGTGGTCTGCCGGGCCGGCTCCGCCACGATCGCGGAGCTGGCGACCACCGGCGTGCCCGCCGTCCTCGTCCCGTACCCGCACGCCCCGGGCGACCACCAGACCCACAACGCCCGGGTCCTCTCCGACGCCGGTGCCGCCCACCTCGTCCCCGACGCCGAGACCACCGCCGACCGGCTGGCCGAACTGATCGACCCGCTGCTCGCGGACCCGGCGCGGCTCGCCGTGATGGGCCGCGCGGCCGACCCGGGCCACCACGCCCGCGCCGCCGACCTGCTCGCGGAAACCGTCATCCGCCTCGCCGGACAGCCCACCACCGCAAGGGAGTTCACCGCATGA
- a CDS encoding GDP-mannose 4,6-dehydratase, translating to MTDTTGSTADWTGRTVLVTGAEGFIGSTLVDLLVQRGARVRAFVHYKPYADKGHLARYLQDPHSPVEMIAGDVGEAGRVMDAVAGCDTVFHLAALIGIPYSYDSPGAYVRTNVVGTENIAEACRRHSVRRLLHTSTSEVYGTARTAPIGEDHPLQPQSPYSASKIGADMMALSHWHAFELPVTVVRPFNTYGPRQSARAVIPTILAQLHSGAREIRLGSLTPTRDFTYVTDTAAGFLALADCDRALGESVNLGTGREISVGDLAKALITASGRDAGIVVDPARLRPSGSEVHRLLSDNTRAREWAGWEPEVTLEEGLERTSAWVAENLHLFAPDRYQV from the coding sequence ATGACCGACACGACCGGCAGCACCGCCGACTGGACCGGCCGCACCGTCCTCGTCACCGGAGCCGAAGGCTTCATCGGCTCCACCCTCGTGGACCTCCTCGTCCAACGGGGCGCGCGCGTCAGGGCGTTCGTCCACTACAAGCCGTACGCCGACAAGGGCCACCTCGCCCGCTACCTCCAGGACCCGCACAGCCCGGTCGAGATGATCGCCGGGGACGTCGGCGAGGCGGGCCGCGTCATGGACGCCGTCGCAGGCTGCGACACGGTCTTCCACCTCGCCGCGCTCATCGGCATCCCGTACAGCTACGACTCCCCGGGCGCGTACGTCCGTACCAACGTCGTCGGCACCGAGAACATCGCCGAGGCCTGCCGCCGCCACTCCGTACGCCGCCTCCTGCACACCTCCACCAGCGAGGTCTACGGCACCGCCCGCACCGCCCCGATCGGCGAGGACCACCCGCTCCAGCCGCAGTCGCCGTACTCCGCGTCGAAGATCGGCGCGGACATGATGGCGCTGTCCCACTGGCACGCCTTCGAGCTGCCGGTGACGGTGGTGCGGCCGTTCAACACCTACGGGCCCCGCCAGTCCGCCCGCGCCGTCATCCCCACGATCCTGGCCCAACTGCACTCCGGGGCACGGGAGATCCGGCTCGGCTCGCTGACCCCGACCCGCGACTTCACATACGTCACCGACACCGCCGCAGGCTTCCTGGCGCTGGCCGACTGCGACCGGGCCCTGGGCGAGAGCGTCAACCTCGGTACCGGCCGGGAGATCTCGGTCGGGGACCTCGCCAAGGCGCTCATCACCGCCTCCGGCCGCGACGCCGGGATCGTCGTGGACCCGGCGCGGCTGCGGCCCTCCGGCAGTGAGGTGCACCGCCTGCTCTCGGACAACACCCGGGCCCGTGAGTGGGCGGGCTGGGAGCCCGAAGTCACCCTGGAAGAAGGGCTGGAGCGCACATCGGCGTGGGTGGCGGAGAACCTCCACCTCTTCGCACCGGACCGCTACCAGGTGTAA